From Streptomyces chrestomyceticus JCM 4735, one genomic window encodes:
- a CDS encoding ABC transporter substrate-binding protein: MFATALAVALMSATAACGVGGAEGSSAAEGQPKRTGKVAGEITFRTLQLKPNFTAYVQGVIDAFEKKYPDVKVTWEDVPGDGYNEKLVADAQAGGLPDVVNLNTDSFQLLGDRGMLADVARLDPKIAQEYVPGAWEQYKLPGKGDGVFAYPWYVTPEILTYNKELFAKAGLDVNKPPATVEQFFDQAERIAKAADGRYSAFMADPKGRLPGDWQKMGVPILNKEKSAFVFDTPKAVEWVRRMKKLYAMGAMPKESLTKADDLAQLYGAGKLVFGPGSPGILKDVKRNSPSAYANTRVAPAVTGTLKHIGIYTQSLGVRKDTEHPDAAAEFAKWVTNGPNQVAFSKQVTIYPSNARGLADPYFADRGDGKDPETMARAVGAEELKAAQLDANTPVEWTTQVGDAVVREMQKGIKGEEEPATAVKNAQEAANKILEQQQKHQQQTQKRS, translated from the coding sequence GTGTTCGCCACCGCCCTCGCGGTCGCGCTGATGTCGGCCACGGCCGCCTGTGGTGTCGGCGGGGCCGAGGGGTCTTCGGCCGCCGAGGGGCAGCCGAAGCGGACGGGCAAGGTGGCCGGTGAGATCACCTTTCGTACGCTTCAGTTGAAGCCGAACTTCACGGCGTACGTGCAAGGCGTCATCGACGCGTTCGAGAAGAAGTACCCCGATGTGAAGGTGACCTGGGAAGACGTGCCGGGTGACGGCTACAACGAGAAGCTCGTCGCCGACGCGCAGGCCGGCGGGCTGCCGGATGTGGTCAACCTGAACACCGACTCGTTCCAACTGCTCGGCGACCGGGGGATGCTCGCGGACGTGGCCCGGCTGGACCCGAAGATCGCGCAGGAGTACGTACCGGGCGCCTGGGAGCAGTACAAGCTGCCAGGTAAGGGGGACGGCGTCTTCGCGTATCCCTGGTACGTGACGCCCGAGATCCTCACGTACAACAAGGAACTCTTCGCCAAGGCCGGGCTCGACGTGAACAAGCCGCCCGCCACGGTGGAGCAGTTCTTCGACCAGGCGGAGCGGATCGCGAAGGCGGCGGACGGCCGGTACAGCGCGTTCATGGCGGACCCGAAGGGGCGGTTGCCCGGCGACTGGCAGAAGATGGGCGTGCCGATCCTGAACAAGGAGAAGAGCGCGTTCGTCTTCGACACGCCCAAGGCCGTCGAGTGGGTGCGGCGGATGAAGAAGCTGTACGCGATGGGGGCGATGCCGAAGGAGTCGCTGACCAAGGCCGACGACCTCGCGCAGCTCTACGGGGCGGGGAAGCTGGTGTTCGGGCCCGGGTCGCCGGGGATCCTCAAGGACGTCAAGCGCAACTCCCCGTCGGCGTACGCGAACACGCGGGTGGCGCCGGCCGTCACCGGGACGCTGAAGCACATCGGCATCTACACGCAGTCGCTGGGCGTACGGAAGGACACCGAGCACCCGGACGCGGCGGCGGAGTTCGCGAAGTGGGTGACCAACGGGCCGAACCAGGTGGCGTTCTCGAAGCAGGTGACCATCTACCCGTCGAACGCCAGGGGCCTCGCCGACCCGTACTTCGCCGACCGGGGCGACGGCAAGGACCCCGAGACGATGGCGCGCGCCGTCGGGGCCGAGGAGCTGAAGGCGGCCCAACTGGACGCGAACACCCCCGTGGAGTGGACCACCCAGGTCGGTGACGCGGTGGTGCGGGAGATGCAGAAGGGGATCAAGGGGGAGGAGGAGCCCGCGACGGCGGTCAAGAACGCGCAGGAAGCGGCCAACAAGATCCTCGAACAGCAACAGAAGCACCAGCAGCAGACGCAGAAGCGGTCGTGA
- a CDS encoding carbohydrate ABC transporter permease, whose translation MLPSSGVRRASAAGRGRKAVLGLSGRYLTLCLMLVVMLGPIVWQFLTSLKGRGEDVYGGVLPSQPTLDNYVRVAESFPLLHYVGNTLIVAALAVTSNCVFAAMGGYALSRAGWPGRRVVFTVLVATLMFPFESVMISMFLTVRSMGLVDTLVGVWLPGAVSVLNLMIMRAAFLAVPKEVEEAAVLDGANEWQRFTKVFVPAAKGALAVVCLTSFMGAWDDFLWPLIVLTNSDHYTLQLGLKSLAGATTVNDQRLIAAGAMAALIPMMALFFALQRFFFKGVGEGALKT comes from the coding sequence GTGCTGCCCTCGTCAGGTGTACGGCGCGCCTCGGCCGCGGGCCGTGGACGCAAGGCGGTTCTCGGCCTCTCCGGCCGTTACCTCACGCTCTGCCTGATGCTGGTGGTGATGCTGGGGCCCATCGTCTGGCAGTTCCTGACGTCGCTGAAGGGACGCGGGGAAGACGTGTACGGGGGCGTGCTGCCCAGTCAGCCGACCCTGGACAACTACGTACGGGTCGCCGAGTCCTTCCCGCTGCTGCACTACGTCGGCAACACGCTGATCGTCGCGGCGCTGGCCGTCACCTCCAACTGCGTGTTCGCCGCGATGGGCGGCTACGCGCTGTCGCGGGCCGGGTGGCCCGGACGGCGTGTCGTCTTCACGGTGCTGGTCGCGACGCTGATGTTCCCCTTCGAGTCCGTGATGATCTCGATGTTCCTCACGGTGCGTTCGATGGGGCTGGTGGACACGCTCGTCGGCGTCTGGCTGCCCGGCGCGGTCTCGGTGCTCAACCTGATGATCATGCGGGCCGCCTTCCTCGCCGTACCGAAGGAGGTGGAAGAGGCCGCGGTCCTGGACGGAGCCAACGAGTGGCAGCGCTTCACGAAGGTGTTCGTACCGGCGGCGAAGGGCGCGCTGGCGGTGGTCTGTCTGACCAGCTTCATGGGCGCCTGGGACGACTTCCTGTGGCCGCTGATCGTGCTGACCAACAGCGATCACTACACCCTGCAACTCGGACTGAAATCGCTGGCCGGGGCCACCACGGTCAACGACCAGCGGCTGATCGCGGCAGGCGCGATGGCCGCGCTGATCCCGATGATGGCGCTCTTCTTCGCCCTGCAGCGGTTCTTCTTCAAGGGCGTGGGCGAGGGAGCGCTGAAGACGTGA
- a CDS encoding carbohydrate ABC transporter permease encodes MVVLFSLWPFVNTVILSLTDAQILRGGRFVGLENYGRALDDPDFWTATVNSVVYLAVVVPCLVLLPLALAVLVQRKVPGIGFFRSAFYTPVIASAVVVGLIWQWVLRSDGLVNTVFEKLHLISGPVPFLTDSSMLLVSAMIVTIWKGLGYYMVFYLAALGNVPASLYEAAALDGAGAVRRFLSITIPSVKPMMLLVGTLSAISALRVFTEIYILGGESGGPGGGARTLPFLIRQVGLGFAGETGYAAAVSILLFLLTLAFSLLGHRLSKGDEQ; translated from the coding sequence ATGGTGGTGCTCTTCAGCCTCTGGCCGTTCGTCAACACCGTCATCCTGTCGCTCACCGACGCGCAGATCCTGCGCGGCGGCCGGTTCGTGGGCCTGGAGAACTACGGGCGGGCGCTGGACGACCCCGACTTCTGGACGGCGACCGTCAACAGCGTCGTCTACCTCGCCGTCGTCGTCCCGTGTCTGGTGCTGCTGCCGCTGGCGCTCGCCGTGCTCGTGCAGCGCAAGGTGCCCGGGATCGGGTTCTTCCGTTCCGCCTTCTACACGCCGGTCATCGCGTCGGCCGTCGTCGTCGGGCTGATCTGGCAGTGGGTGCTGCGCAGTGACGGACTGGTCAACACCGTGTTCGAAAAGCTGCACCTGATCTCCGGGCCGGTCCCGTTTCTGACCGATTCCTCGATGCTGCTGGTCTCCGCCATGATCGTCACGATCTGGAAGGGCCTGGGCTACTACATGGTCTTCTACCTGGCGGCGCTGGGGAACGTGCCGGCGTCGCTGTACGAGGCCGCCGCGCTCGACGGCGCCGGTGCCGTACGCCGCTTCCTCAGCATCACCATCCCCAGCGTGAAGCCGATGATGCTGCTGGTCGGGACGTTGTCGGCGATCTCCGCGCTGCGCGTGTTCACCGAGATCTACATCCTCGGCGGGGAGAGCGGCGGCCCCGGCGGCGGGGCCCGGACGCTGCCGTTCCTGATCCGGCAGGTCGGGCTGGGCTTCGCGGGCGAGACCGGTTACGCGGCGGCCGTATCGATCCTGCTGTTCCTGCTGACGCTGGCGTTCAGCCTGCTGGGACACCGGCTGTCGAAGGGAGACGAGCAGTGA